The Candidatus Beckwithbacteria bacterium DNA window CGGAAGAGAGGCAAGAAACACGATTAATGATTTTTGGGCAGAGCGGTTTATGATTAATCTTGAGGGTGAAGCTGTTCAGTCGATAGATCCAAGAATAGAAAAACTACAGGAAGAGATTGGTTTAGTGGATAGGACGCGAGAGAATATTAATAGGGTTTTTGAAAGAGAATGGATGAGTCCAAATTATGGTTCAGCCAGATTGTGGGGAATAAAGACCGAGGTGGATGGGGAAACAGTAGAATTACCAGTGTTGGTGATGACTGAGTCAGGGAAGCAGATTAGTCAGCAGTTGCGGCCAAAGATTCTAGTGGAGGAGGCGGGTCAAATTACAACTTTGGATATAGAAATTATTCCCGGTAAAAGAGGGCAAGTGAGGGCGAGGAAGGATGGGGATGAGGTTGATTTATTTGATAATTTAGGCACCAATTTTTTATCCGCCAGTGATATAGCTAACAATAAACTGGCAAACATGAGAGATACGGAAAGACTTAGAGCGGTTGGAATTTTTGTTTCAGAAAGATTTGGCAGTTTGCGCACGGCATTGCTTCAAGTCAATTTAGAAAAACAAACACTGAGGGTGTTTGATGAGAAAGGGTGGCTAAAAGACGCGGCAAAATTAAAGGAGCAAATACAGATGATTGAGGCTGAAGCAGAGAAAAATAAAGCCAGGATAGTTGATTTAGATAATGAGGAGACATTGAAGACAGCAGCGTGGCTAGAGAATGGAGACCTTAATTTATTTGATTATCTGGATAGAAGGCTGGGAGGAGGTTGGGGAGAAAGGGTAAAAGATGGAGTTGTTGGGGAAAAGCGGTCGGCATTTTGGGAAAATAAAGATAATCAGGCGGTAGTGAAGGGAATTGCCTGGAAGGCGGGATATTTTTATAAAAACTCATTGCATAATTACAGTTATGGTTCAGTGATGTCAACGCAAGACGAGGGTAAAATTGTGACAACGCACATGAGGGTAGATATTAAAGGTGTCTCGAGTCGGGGATTGACTGAGGATAGATTGGAGTCAGCGGGGAATAAGGAAGACGGGGTAGATGTAGAAATATATGTGCTTCTGGATAAAACAATTAAAGTGCATGTTGGCAATCAGGCTAAAGATTTGAAACAGCCAGAAGAAAAACAGTTTTGGCTGAAGGTGTTGGCGGGAATGAAAATAGATCATTCCTGAGTATTTTTAGTGAACGGAATTCAGTTATTAACTTGATATGACAATAATTATTCCCAAGGTGCGTCGCCGTAGATAATGACTTTTGTGCCGGGGTTTTCACTAGAAGCGAGGAGACTGGTTTTATCCCGCAGTTCAGGATTAGCCCAATAATAAAACAGGGCGACTTCTTCGGTTTTCATAGAGACATTGGGAAAGTAATAAGCTGAGGTTTGACCTAAAACCGCATTTATATTATATAATGAAAAAACATAAAGTATGAAAACAGTGGCTCTAACTTTACAAAGATATTTAGCCTTAAGGTTAAACTTGGTGATTTATTTGGCAGGATTTTTAATTCCCCTTATTTTTACTCATCCGCAGGTGGTAACCGGAACAATTGTTAATGCTTTAATTTTTACGGTGGCGGATAGATTAAGCAAAAAAGCCCTGTGGCCGATTTTGATCCTGCCCAGTTTGGGGGCGGTCAGCCGGGGACTGCTGTTTGGGCCGCAGACATTTTTCCTGATTTACTTTCTGCCGTTTATTTGGCTGGGGAATTATGTTCAAGTGACAGTGTTTGGTTTAACGAAAGGACAAAGCTATGGTTTGAGAATAGGCGGAGCGGCAGTAGCTAAATATATCGTGCTAGTGGGTATTGCCAATATTTATTTTAGGTTGAATATTGTGCCGCAATTGTTCGTGATGTCGATGGGGGCAATTCAATTAATAACTGCCTGTTTAGGAGGGTTGGTAGCAAAATGTCTGAAGTCGATCGCTTAATTCAAGCCTTAACTGAGAAAAAGAAGTTGGTGGCAATGATGGCCCCGTCTTTTCCGATTGTTTTTGCTTACCCGGGTATTATTGCCAGTTTAAAAAAGTTAGGATTTAGCTATTTTATTGAGGTGTCGGTCGGAGCCAAAAAAACTAACGAAGAATTACTGGAACTAATGAGAAAAAATCCGGAAGGACGGTATATTACCAGTCCCTGTCCGACGATCGTCCGGATGGTCAGGAAGCAAATGCCTCAGTATGCTAAATACTTTACGACTGGAGTGGATTCGCCGATGGTGGCGACGGCTAAGATTGCGGCGGAAAAGTTTCCAGGCTGCCAACCGGTCTTTATCGGGCCGTGTATTGTGAAAAAATTGGAAGCGGTGGAAGACCATCCGGAACTGAATATTTTAGTGATTACGTACGAAGAGCTAAGGCAGGTTTTTGACCATTTTAAGATAAATATTCAAGAGAAAGGCGGGGAAAACGACAGATTTGATCTGGCAGAGACAGGTTTAACCAGAATTTATCCGGTGGATGGGGGGTTGTCCCACAGCAGCGGGGTGATGCAAAAATTTTCCGGGGGGGAAGTTAAGGTGGTGTCGGGGTGGGAAAATTGCCAGCAGGCAATTAAAGATTTTAATACAGATCCTAAGCTCAGGTTGCTGGATATTTTGTTTTGCGAAGGCGGATGCATCGGCGGGCCGGGGATAAAGAGCAGTTTAACGATAGAGGAGCGGATGAAGAAAATTCTGGATTATTACGCGAAAAATGCTTAAGATAGGTTAATGGTGAATTTACAGCCGATTTTAAATAACAAGGGAAAAATTATCATTGCGGCGTTGGACCATAGGGAGTCATTAAAAAAACTTTTACCGGAACCAGAAATGGCGGGGTTTAAAAAAAGACTGACAGAATTATTATTACCGGAGGTATCGGCAATTTTACTGGATCCGGAGTATGGCCAAGAAGCAGCCAAATTAGTGACCAACAAGGCACTAATTTATAATTTGGAAGAATCGGGAAAATGTAAGGAAAAATTAAGTTTGCACCCGAATTGGGGAGTAAAACAGGCAAAAGCAGCCGGGGCGGTGGGGGCAAAATTGTTGTGGTATTATCGCGTGGAGGAGAAAGAAGCAGTGAAAAAAATCGGGGAAGAATGTAAAAAAGAGGAAATGATTTTTTTACTGGAGGTGATGGATTGTCCCGAGGCGGAGTTAGAAGGGCTTGGGGCGGATATTTTAAAGTTAAAGTTTCCGGGGGCAAAAGTGAAAACGCCATGGGTGTTACTCTCGCTTGGAGTAGGGTTTGAAGAGTACAAAGAACAGGTAAAAATTAGCTGCCAAAACGGGGCGCGCGGAATTGCGGTCGGGCGGGCGCTGTGGCAGGATCAGGTGAATAACTTGAACGAAAAAATAATCAAATCCAGAATTAAACAGTTGGTGGAAATTGTTAACGGTTATGAATAAAAAGACGATCAGAGACATTGATTTAAGAGGGAAAAAGATTTTATTGCGGGTGGATTACAATGTGGCTTTGGAGAATGGGCAAGTGGCAGATGAGTTAAGAATCAGTCAAACAATTCCGACAATTGAGTATTTATTAAAACAAGACTGTCGGATAATTTTAATGTCACACTTAGGACGACCGGAAGGAAAAGTGATACCGGAATTATCTTTAAAGCCAGTAGTTGAATGTTTGGCCAAATTCCTGCAAAAAGAAGTAAGCTTTGGAGAGCCGAAAGGTAAAATTAGTTTGTTGGAAAACCTGCGGTTTAACCCGGGGGAAGAAGCAAACACTGCAGATTTTAGCCGCCAGTTGGCAAATTTAGGAGAAGTGTTTGTTAATGATGCTTTTGGGGTTTGCCATCGGGCGCAGGCGTCAACGGTGGGAGTGACAAAATTTTTACCGGCGGTGGCGGGGTTATTACTGGAGCAAGAAGTGGACATTATCATTAAAGCAATGGAGAAGCCTCAAAGACCGTTAGTGGTAATCGTCGGCGGGGCTAAACTGGAGACAAAAATAGGGTTGATTAAGAAATTACTGATAAAAGCAGATCAGTTGTTAGTCGGCGGGGCGGTAGCTAATAAACTAATGGAAGATGTTGATAGTCAGCTGGCAAACGGAGAGAAAATGAGGTTGCCGGTTGACGGAGTTTGGGAAGAAAAGATAATGAGGGATATTGGACCAAAGACGCGAGAGTTGTTTGGAGAAATAATCGGCCGGGCCAAGACAATTATTTGGAATGGGCCGATGGGAATGTTTGAAAAACCTAAATTTTCCCAAGGCACGGAGTTTATTTATCAGTCAATTAAAAAGAATCGACAGGCCTTATCGATTGTGGGTGGAGGGGACACGTTGGCGGCGTTAAATAAAAATAAAGATTATGTCAAAAGTTTTACTCATGTTTCGACCGGCGGCGGAGCGATGTTGGAATTGATTGAAAAGGGGAGCTTGCCGGGGATTGATGTCTTGATGGACAAGTAGTTTTGTGGTAAACTCCGACTATATTAGGAGGAGTACTACATGCTTAAAATTTCCAGAGAGGTGGATTTAGGGTTGCTGTTAATGGCGGAACTTTACGAAAAAAAGTCGTTAAGTTTGTCGGAGTGGGCGAAAGAGAAGAAGCTGCCATATAGGTTTTTAAGCAAGATTGCGGTGAAGCTAAAAAAAGCGGGGTTAATTAAAAGCCGAGAGGGAAGAGAGGGCGGCTATTGGTTGAATAAAAAAGTCAAAGTGGGAGAGATTTTTAAGGCAATTGAAGGAAAAAAGGGAGTGGTGGCGTGTCTGCAGGGGCAGACATGCGCGGCGGCCAAGTTTTGCCATCAGCGAAAAGTGCTGGTGAAATTAAATCAAGTTTTGGAAAAACAGTTAAATCAGATGAATTTGGAAGAGTTATGTTAAAAGTGCAAAATTTAAAAGTAAAAGTGCAAAATAAATTAATTCTAGACGGGATTAATTTGCAAATTGAGCGGGGAGAAATTGTCGCTTTAATGGGGCCGAACGGCAGTGGGAAAAGTAGTTTGGCGAACGCCATAATGGGAAACCCGAGCTATCAGTTAGTGAGCGGACAAGCCTCACTTGACGGGGAAAATTTATTGAATTTGGGCCCGGATAAACGGGCAAAAATAGGCTTATTTTTGGCGTGGCAGAATCCGATCGGCATCAGGGGGGTGACGGTGGGGCAGATAGTAAGAAAGCCAAGAAAAGAGTTGTTGTTAGCGGCGAAAGATTTAAAAATTAAGCCGGAGTTTTTAGAAAGAGAGATTAATGTGGGTTTTTCCGGCGGAGAAAAGAAAAAGCTGGAAATTTTACAACTGATAATGTTGAAGCCAAAGTATGCGATTTTGGACGAGATTGATTCGGGGTTGGATATTGACGCCTTAAAATTACTAGGGGAAATTAAACAGAAAAAATTAGGAATTTTGCTGATTACACATTACACCAGAATTTTTAAATACTTAAAACCGGATAGGGTTTTAGTAATGAAAGAGGGAAGAATTGTTAAAAGCGGCGGAAAAGAGCTGATAAAAATTATTGAGAAAGACGGTTATGGTAATTTTTGACTCGGTAAAGATAAATTATCGTGCTCACGCGTGCCCGAAGGGCAACATGATTGCGCGCGAAATTTACATTACCTGCGTCAAATTATATTAATATGACTATTCTTGACCAAAATTTAATTAAGAAAATTTCCAAGCAAAAAAAAGAGCCTGGGTGGATGTTGGAGTTAAGATTGAAAGCTTTAAAAAGTTTCCAAGAAAAACCAATGCCTAATTGGGGGGTAGATTTAAGCGGTTTAGACTTTGAGAAAATTAATTATTTTAGCGAGCCGGAAGATTCACCGAAAAGAAGTTGGAATCAGGTGCCGAGAGAAACCAAGGATGTGTTTGAAAAATTAGGGGTTCCAGAACAAGAGAGAAAGATTTTGGCCGGAGTGGGAGCGCAATGGAATAGCACAATAATTTATCAGAAATTAAAGGAAAAACTGGAGAACCAGGGAGTGATTTTTTGCCCGATGGAAGAGGCGGTGAAGCGGTGGCCGGATTTGGTCAAGCAGTATTTTATGACGAAAGCGGTGACAATAAATAATAATAAATTCAGCAGTTTAAACGGGGCAATTTGGTCTGGCGGGGTATTTGTTTATGTGCCGGAAGGGGTAGTAATCAAAGAACCATTGCAAGGGTTCTTCTGGCTGAACTTAAGGGCGGGAGGGCAGTTTGAGCACACGATTATTGTGGCTGAAGAAAAGAGCAGAAGTGAGTTTATTGAAGGTTGTAGTGCGCCGGTTTACCAGCAGGATTCTCTGCATAGCGGGGTAGTGGAAATATTTGTGGGGAAAAGGGCCAGAGTCAAATTTTCCACGATTCAGAACTGGAGTAAAAATGTTTATAATTTAGGCACGAAAAGAGCGATGGTAGCCGAAGATGGGGTGATGGAATGGGTGTCGGTTAGTTTGGGCAGTCAGGCGACCATGGTCTATCCGGCGAGTATTTTAATTGGCGACGGGGCGAAGACGAGTCAGTTATCTTTAAGTTTGGCAGGAAAGGGGCAGGAGATGGATACGGGTGGGAAAGCGATCCATATCGGCAAGAAGACCACTTCCAATATTGTGTCGAAATCGATCAGTAAAGACGGTGGGAAAGCGAGTTACCGAGGGTTGGTAAAAATATTACCAGGGGCGAAAAGGGCAAAAAGCAGTGTTAATTGCGAATCATTGTTATTGGACAACAAAAGCCAGGCTAAAACTTATCCAAGCATGGAAATTTTAGAAGACGACGTGACGGCATTGCACGAAGCCAAAACAGGGAAGATTGCTGAGGAGGAACTGTTTTATTTAATGAGCCGGGGATTGTCAGAACAAGAGGCAACCAGTTTAATTATTAATGGTTTTATTGAACCGGTAGTCAAAAATTTGCCTTTGGAGTATGCTGTGGAAATAAATAGATTGATCGATCTTTATGCTGAACATTAAGCAGATAAAACAAGATTTTCCGATTTTAAAACGTAAAGTTAACGGTAAGCGTTTGGTGTATTTGGACAACGCGGCGACGTCGCAGAGACCGCTTCAAGTAATTAAAGCGATGCGGGATTTTGATTTGAAACACAATGCCAATGTGCATCGGGGTTTACACATTTTGTCAGAAGAGGCGAGTGAATTGTATGAAAAATCCCGGGAAGCAGTGGCGAAGTTCGTGGGGGCAAATTCAGACGAAATTATTTTTGTGAGAAATACGACTGAAGGAATTAATTTAGTGGCTAAAGCATGGACTGGGAAAAATATTGATAAAGACGGAGAGATTTTAGCAACGGTGATGGAGCATCACAGCAATATTTTGCCGTGGATGCAACTGGGGTTAACGGTAAGGTTTGTGGATGTGACTGATGAAGGGGTTTTGGATATGGAAGATTTTAAGAAGAAGTTAACAAAAAAAACTAAGTTGATATCAGTAGGGCACATGTCCAATATGACAGGAACAATTAATCCGGTGGCAGAAATTGTCAGGATGGCCAGAAAAGTGAAAGCCCGGGTGTTAATTGACGGAGCGCAAAGCGTGCAGCATGTAGGGATTGATGTGAAAAAAATCAATTGTGACTGGTTAGCTTTTTCAGGACACAAAATGTTGGGGCCGATGGGAATTGGCGCCTTGTATATTAAAAAAGAACGGCAGGAGGAAATGGGTGTATTTTTAACCGGTGGCGGGATGATCTCTGAAGTTTATATTGACAAACCGGCGGTGTGGGCGAGGGGGGTGGAAAAATGGGAAGCAGGGACGCCGAACGTGGAGGGAGCAGTGGGTTTGGCGGCGGCCTGCGAATATCATAATCAGCTGGGGTTGAAAAATATTAGAGAGCACGAGAAAGCATTAACGGCCTATGCTTTGAAAGAATTAGCTAGATTTAAAGAAATTAAAATTTACGGACCCAAAAACGTGAACATCCGCGGCGGGGTACTGAGCTTTAGTTTTAAAGGGGTGCACGCACATGACGTGGCGCAGGTTTTGGACAGTGAAGGAGTGGCGGTCAGGTCCGGCCACCACTGCACGATGCCGTTACACCAGCGGTTTGGGTTGGTGGCGTCGACTAGAGCCAGTTTTTATATTTATAATGACAAAAAAGACATAGATGCGTTAATTAAGGCATTAGAAAAAGTAAGGAAAGTATTCAAATGATCGCGCGAAAAATTTGTATTGCCTGCGTCAAATAAGTTTTATGGATATATATCGAGAAGAAATACTGGACCATTATAAAAATCCGAGAAATTTTGGTCCGGTTGATGAGTTTAAGATAAAAGCGATGGATCGGAATGCCAGCTGTGGGGATGTGATTGAGATAGGATTAATGATTAAAGATAAAAGAATAACGAACATTCAATTTAAAGGCGAAGGTTGCGCGATTGCCATGGCGGCAACCAGCATGCTGACGGAAATGGTGAAAGGGAAAACAGTGGTTCAAGTAAAAAAATTAACCGATCAGGACATGATTAAAAAATTAGGCATAAATGTTAGTTTAGGGAGGAAAAAATGCGCCACACTCGGACTAGTGGTATTACAAAAACTACTAATTTAGGTGAGTTAACAGGGGCTTATCCGGAGTTGACAGAAGTATTGATGGATGATTACGGTTTACATTGTGTTGGCTGTATGGCGGCGGCGTTTGAAACTTTGGAAGAGGGGGCGAGGGCGCACGGGTTTGATAATAAAGAGGTAGAGAAAATGGTGAAAAAATTAAACGAGATAATTAAGAAGAAGCGCCGAGACGGAAATTAATGATAGAGGCAAGCTTAACCATGTCTGTTATAATGCCACTATCAATTTATTAAAAAATAAAGGAGTTATATGTCTAAAGATAAAAAAGCAGTAATAGTGATAGATATGTTGGAGGATTTTGTTTTTGGCAGTTTGGCCAATAAAAGAGCAGAAGTAATTATTAACCCCATAAAAAAGTTATTAGCTTATGCCAGGAAGAAACATTGGTTAGTGGTTTATGCGAATGATGCTCATTTGCCTGGAGATCCAGAAGAAAAAGTTTGGGGAATGCATGCTTTAGCGGGGACGTCGGGAGCTCAAGTCATTAAGATGCTGAAACCACAAAAGGGCGATGTGATTTTACCAAAAAGAACTTACAGCTCTTTTTATGAAACAGGGTTGGATTTGTCATTGAGACAAAATGGGGTGACAACAGTCATTATTACAGGTCAACATACGCATATTTGCGTGCGGCATACCAGCGCCGACGCTTTTGCGAGAAATTACGATATTATTATTCCGCGTGATTGCGTTGAGTCATTTACTCAAGAGGATCAAGAAAAAGGCTTGG harbors:
- a CDS encoding DUF1858 domain-containing protein, giving the protein MRHTRTSGITKTTNLGELTGAYPELTEVLMDDYGLHCVGCMAAAFETLEEGARAHGFDNKEVEKMVKKLNEIIKKKRRDGN
- a CDS encoding SUF system NifU family Fe-S cluster assembly protein, which encodes MDIYREEILDHYKNPRNFGPVDEFKIKAMDRNASCGDVIEIGLMIKDKRITNIQFKGEGCAIAMAATSMLTEMVKGKTVVQVKKLTDQDMIKKLGINVSLGRKKCATLGLVVLQKLLI
- the sufB gene encoding Fe-S cluster assembly protein SufB, with the protein product MTILDQNLIKKISKQKKEPGWMLELRLKALKSFQEKPMPNWGVDLSGLDFEKINYFSEPEDSPKRSWNQVPRETKDVFEKLGVPEQERKILAGVGAQWNSTIIYQKLKEKLENQGVIFCPMEEAVKRWPDLVKQYFMTKAVTINNNKFSSLNGAIWSGGVFVYVPEGVVIKEPLQGFFWLNLRAGGQFEHTIIVAEEKSRSEFIEGCSAPVYQQDSLHSGVVEIFVGKRARVKFSTIQNWSKNVYNLGTKRAMVAEDGVMEWVSVSLGSQATMVYPASILIGDGAKTSQLSLSLAGKGQEMDTGGKAIHIGKKTTSNIVSKSISKDGGKASYRGLVKILPGAKRAKSSVNCESLLLDNKSQAKTYPSMEILEDDVTALHEAKTGKIAEEELFYLMSRGLSEQEATSLIINGFIEPVVKNLPLEYAVEINRLIDLYAEH
- a CDS encoding Rrf2 family transcriptional regulator; protein product: MLKISREVDLGLLLMAELYEKKSLSLSEWAKEKKLPYRFLSKIAVKLKKAGLIKSREGREGGYWLNKKVKVGEIFKAIEGKKGVVACLQGQTCAAAKFCHQRKVLVKLNQVLEKQLNQMNLEELC
- a CDS encoding ABC transporter ATP-binding protein, with protein sequence MLKVQNLKVKVQNKLILDGINLQIERGEIVALMGPNGSGKSSLANAIMGNPSYQLVSGQASLDGENLLNLGPDKRAKIGLFLAWQNPIGIRGVTVGQIVRKPRKELLLAAKDLKIKPEFLEREINVGFSGGEKKKLEILQLIMLKPKYAILDEIDSGLDIDALKLLGEIKQKKLGILLITHYTRIFKYLKPDRVLVMKEGRIVKSGGKELIKIIEKDGYGNF
- a CDS encoding SufS family cysteine desulfurase; translated protein: MFMLNIKQIKQDFPILKRKVNGKRLVYLDNAATSQRPLQVIKAMRDFDLKHNANVHRGLHILSEEASELYEKSREAVAKFVGANSDEIIFVRNTTEGINLVAKAWTGKNIDKDGEILATVMEHHSNILPWMQLGLTVRFVDVTDEGVLDMEDFKKKLTKKTKLISVGHMSNMTGTINPVAEIVRMARKVKARVLIDGAQSVQHVGIDVKKINCDWLAFSGHKMLGPMGIGALYIKKERQEEMGVFLTGGGMISEVYIDKPAVWARGVEKWEAGTPNVEGAVGLAAACEYHNQLGLKNIREHEKALTAYALKELARFKEIKIYGPKNVNIRGGVLSFSFKGVHAHDVAQVLDSEGVAVRSGHHCTMPLHQRFGLVASTRASFYIYNDKKDIDALIKALEKVRKVFK
- a CDS encoding cysteine hydrolase; protein product: MSKDKKAVIVIDMLEDFVFGSLANKRAEVIINPIKKLLAYARKKHWLVVYANDAHLPGDPEEKVWGMHALAGTSGAQVIKMLKPQKGDVILPKRTYSSFYETGLDLSLRQNGVTTVIITGQHTHICVRHTSADAFARNYDIIIPRDCVESFTQEDQEKGLEYLKMCYKAKIVKAKDLIK
- a CDS encoding phosphoglycerate kinase, coding for MNKKTIRDIDLRGKKILLRVDYNVALENGQVADELRISQTIPTIEYLLKQDCRIILMSHLGRPEGKVIPELSLKPVVECLAKFLQKEVSFGEPKGKISLLENLRFNPGEEANTADFSRQLANLGEVFVNDAFGVCHRAQASTVGVTKFLPAVAGLLLEQEVDIIIKAMEKPQRPLVVIVGGAKLETKIGLIKKLLIKADQLLVGGAVANKLMEDVDSQLANGEKMRLPVDGVWEEKIMRDIGPKTRELFGEIIGRAKTIIWNGPMGMFEKPKFSQGTEFIYQSIKKNRQALSIVGGGDTLAALNKNKDYVKSFTHVSTGGGAMLELIEKGSLPGIDVLMDK